The bacterium genome includes the window CGTGGGTAAGCGGATGCGCTGGCCGGCGAACGCGACCCCGGCGACTCAGGAGCTCGCGCAGTGGGGTGACGAAGCCGAGGCGGAAGGGGATCTCCGCAAGCGTGTGGCGTTGCTCCAGAAGGTCCAGCGGCGTTTGTTGGAAATCGGCCCGTACGCCCCGCTCTTTCAGCCGGCGCTCCCGTGGGCGTACCGCGCCGACCTACGCGGCGTGACATTCCACAGCGTGTGGGGGGTCGACTTCTACGCGGTGCGCCGCGTGTAGGCCGGCCCCGGCGTGACGCTCCGGCGGTACATCACCCGGCGGGTGCTCGTGCTCCCGCTGATGTTGGTGGGGATCACGCTGTTGAGCTTTGTGCTGTCCCACGCCGTTCCGGCCGATCCCATCTCCGCGAACCTTGGAGAACAGGCTGCGGCGAACCCAGCTGCCGTGGCTGCATTCCGGCAGCGATGGGGCCTCGACCGCCCCCTCCCGCAGCAGTACGTCGTGTATCTCGCCCATCTGGCGCGTGGGGACATGGGGGTATCGATCTCGACGCACCAGCCGGTCGCGATCGATCTGCGGCAGCATCTCCCCGCGACGATCGAGCTCGCGGTGGCGGCGATGCTCCTGAGCCTCACCCTCGGTATCCCGCTGGGAATCGTCTCCGCGGTCCGCCGCGACAGCGTCATCGACCAGATCAGCCGCGGTGGGTCGCTGGTGGGCGTATCCATGCCCGTCTTTTGGCTCGGCCTGGTGGCGTTGCTGATTTTCTACGCCCGGCTCGGGTGGGTGCCGTCGCCCGGGCAGCTGAGCCCTCGCCTGCCCCGTCCGCCATTTGTCACGGGGTTTATCATTCTCGATGCCCTCCTGGCGGGCCAGGGCGACACCGCGCGTGACGCGATCGCCCACCTGGCGCTCCCGGCGCTCGTACTGGGCTCCTACAGCGTAGGAGTGATCACGCGCATGATGCGGGGCAGCATGCTGGACGTCCTCGGCGAAGATTACGTCCGGACCGCAAGGGCCAAAGGGCTTCCCCGTGTGATCGTCACCCTGCGGCATGCCGCAAGGAACGCCCTGCTGCCCGTGCTCACCGTGATCGGGCTGAGCTTCGGAGGGCTTCTCTCCGGCGCGGTGGTGACGGAGAGCGTGTTTGCGTGGCCGGGCCTCGGCTCGTACGCGTTCCGCAGCGCGACCTCGCT containing:
- a CDS encoding ABC transporter permease, with translation MTLRRYITRRVLVLPLMLVGITLLSFVLSHAVPADPISANLGEQAAANPAAVAAFRQRWGLDRPLPQQYVVYLAHLARGDMGVSISTHQPVAIDLRQHLPATIELAVAAMLLSLTLGIPLGIVSAVRRDSVIDQISRGGSLVGVSMPVFWLGLVALLIFYARLGWVPSPGQLSPRLPRPPFVTGFIILDALLAGQGDTARDAIAHLALPALVLGSYSVGVITRMMRGSMLDVLGEDYVRTARAKGLPRVIVTLRHAARNALLPVLTVIGLSFGGLLSGAVVTESVFAWPGLGSYAFRSATSLDFPAIMGVGVIVASVYVLVNLLVDVAYAMVDPRIRMG